The window gagtttgcacggggtgcctgctgaatgatgccTGGTGAGCGTCGGGGACCGGAAtttccatgggcgtacaggtactccctgggtctttaagtaccagggagccagggagtACTTGTACGccgtgtccttaagtggttaatcacATTGCAGGGCCAACGATGGACTAACAGGGCCAATCTCTACTCTATCTAATTTCTTGTCATGGTTACTACTGAATATGTCGCCATAGTGTATAGAGTAGCACGTTGGTCATGTATTATAAAAGCGCGCCAGTACCAACGCTGTACCATCGGGATTCACAGGAAAGACTCACTAATTGTCATGTACTATTATGGGAACCAGTTGAAAACATAaaacgctgggaattgtagttcattTATGACACCAGTCAAAATGGAGCTAACTTCTCCTCCTACTTGGATTTTAACATAGATGCCGACTTAGAAATACAAGCATTAAAATAATAtagaatttttgtaaaaaataatgtAGTTTTATTGTCTACATTGAGACAAACATCTTGTACAAagttaaaatgtaaataaatataaagaggTAGAATAAAATTCCATAATAAATAATCGAAAGTTAAATTAACCATAAAGTTAAATTTGTTCTTTGCTTCACCGCATCTTCTGTTTCTTGACCTTGATGACCTTCTCACGAAAGTCTTCTGAGATATGCCCAGCTTTTCCATGTTATACTCTTTAACTGTCCTTGTAAAATAAGGGCAGTGGGTAGAAGATCTTTGGCATCAATCATACCATGGAGATTGAGGGTCTTTTTGTTGTAATCTggtaaataatagaagaaaaagaagcTTAATTGAGGAAACCAGAAAACCTTGCTTAGAACTCTCGTGGCCAGTTGCGTCGGCCATGTTGAACATCACTAAAGTGCTCTAAAATTTGGTAAAAATGAGAAGTAACTAAggacccacagacatcttattttGTCTGCATCGCCGGTATATGTTGAGATACAGGTCAATGTATACTGCAGTGTACCCTTGGGGGTGGTCCATTGACCTTAACAGAACAAACTAGGAACTACTTTCAATTTATTACCAGAACAAATGCTGTGTGTTAGACTGTTTTTACAGGCTCTACAATCTGTTTACACAACTGACTGAATGTAGACACAAGTGgatgacatttaaaggggttttccaggaatagaaaaacacagctattttttttttaaaacagcttcacatctgtctccaggttgggtgtggtattacaacttgactccatacACTggatgcagaaccacacccaaccgggAGACCAACGCGGAGCAGTTTTCGAAAGAaagcagctctgtttttctattcctggataacccctttaatcaactcAATTCAAAGGGCCTGCTGCAGGTAGACCGAAGTATACATCGGCATAACCTGGCATGAGATATGTACGTAATATCTTTAGAAGCTGGACATGACGGAATGTATTTGACTCTTATTTGGTCCTTCATTCAACTGAATGGAAACTCTAAGAAGGCCCAGTATATCTAGTTTTTAGGTAAGATGTTGGATATCCTTTCGACCTCCTCATTGTGTGAGTGCCAACCTTTATTTGTGATAAACATACACATTACTGATAAATATGGGCAGAGAGGAAGGAGGAGTTGTATGGAGGTCGGTGACCGGGTGAGGGGCAGACCCCAATACTCTACCTCAACTGATGTATTGATTTTGTCCAATACAGGTCTGAAGTTCTCTACCATAGATCCGCTGCTGGATGAATCTGTAGGGGAAAAGGGAAAAAGCGTGAAATTTACAGCTGTCATACAACTGCCCTCATTATCTTATCATTAACCATTCGTATTCCATATGAGCTCCTTATTATCTCGTCGTTCTGATGTTGTAAAATAGAAATTAAAATCTATATGCAGGAAGCAAAAATGTAAGTGACCTATTgtttaagtttaaaggggtattccaggcaaaaacattttatctcctatccaaaggataggggataagatgtctgatcgaccgtcacgccccctcccatagacatgaatggagggggcgtggcgtgacatcacggtcccagTCCGAGAAACCAGGAGGTATCTGAAACTAGAGGTGCAGTccccgcagggggtcccagcagcaggcctcccgcgatcagacattttatcccctatcctttgaagagAGAGTACGCTTTTTTCTATTGCAACCGTACTGGAGTGTATTACtgtataaaaaaatctctttaatctcttcaattgtgatgccataaggTCTCcctaccctgctgccacatccagactcattgtcttgtgccgctctgcggcagtgattctaatagcaatgcctgtaatctgcatgtcatactgaataacagtattatttcacagtaCACTCCCTCTGCATGTTATGGCAAggaaaagtgttttacacccctatcgaggctctctgtagctggaaatagccgtttttttttatagtgattcacTGCAAATATATTCGTATCAAACCAAATTTGTTCTGAAAATTcgatgaatcggccgaatcaaatttttttaaaattctccTATCTCTAGTAGTAACCTATTTTCATACACTTTGTTAGGGAATTAAGTTAGACGTAATCCCAATCCTGATCTCCtgatcctgatctcccacactggATGACCTATCCTGTCCAGTATTACAAAGACAGCCCAATGATGTGCATAaacactgtgtaatgcttcatttcccctATAGTGGCGCTGTAGGGAAATTGAACACTTCCTGACAGGTTTCCCCACAGATGACAGCTGCTCGCTGGTGCAATCTTTTACTGTGATAACTATTAAAAATGGGGAGAAAATAAATTTTCACTGGTCTGAAGATATTTCATTTAGAGGACTCAGTCTATCTTAAGGGATGTCAGATAATACAATACCTACCTCTATCTTGTTGGGCATTCATATTGGCAGTAAAGTTGGTGAAAATCTCATCCTCCACCCAAATGTCATCAGTGTTGGGTTGAAATTCATCTTTGCTCACTTGCCTTTGGGATAAGAAAACATTGACCCGTTACCACGAGACGTACAATGACATGTTTATCAGAATATACACAGTGGGACCTGTTGTCACGTTATAAGGTCTAAATAAATGACTATAACTGAGCTACTGGGAAATGGTTGTCCCCCTTGAAAAAAGAATAAATCAAAGCATCCTTAAAGGTGTTGTCTGGGCAACATTTGCTCCTGGACTGGGGGTTGTATAAAAATAATGAACATACTATACTCACCTCCTTTGGTCCTCCCCACAGCTGCCACGCTGATGTTCCGAGTCCCGCGCTGGTCTCTGATTCTTCCTGGTTCTGCGCCATCCCACCCCAAAGGATCATGCCTGCTCAGACAATCCGTGAAGGTGGTGGAACACCCGATTCACTGAGCGGGCAGGTCCTGTTGAGTCGGCATGGCACCGAACCTGAAATAAAGAGAGACGTGTGGAAGACCTGCATCATCGGCATGGCAGCTGTGGGGAGTGGTCAGGGGAATCCAGAGGAGTATGTgatgtttattattttgacccagcctggtagatttttttttgccctgaaaACCACTTTACTGTTGCATAATATTAGCCCTATTAGATGGgtcatgtattttatttttttaaatgtaaagaaGGGAGCAGCTGTCAGAAAACAACTACTCATTCTTAATAATGCAATAGAACAGCCATTGATTACATagaagagaggggaggaggggggagggggaaccaCTAAGATTAAAATATCTCCCCAGAATGGTGTCTGGTGTATGAAGCCCCTTCCTTTTCATGACTGATAGACAATTGCTCCATGTTTTCTAGCTATGCAGTTTATCTGGAGTGAGGAGTTCTATACATGTTCTCACCACCCAGTAGCAAGGATGGTGGCATGACCAAGGTTGAGACCCCTCGTTCTGATATGCTGATATGTTGTACATGCCTTGTAGGAAAACGTATTATTCTAGTCTCATGTATAGCCACCATCAAGACAATACAGGTAGTACAGTAGCCAGAAGAAAAGAGCTCATATGTCAATTATGGGGCAAACTAGTCTCTTTACTGGCACCATCACTGGGCAGAAAAAGAAGCAACATGTAAACTATAGGGTAATGATTGGCCACAACAACCCATGGACTgggattattaatattattattaatattattattaataataataattacactaGTGCTATTGGGCACCTAATATAGTGAATTATGGGTCGAGTTCATAAACTAAACACAATACAATGTATGTTTACTCTTCAGTTGCCATAAGGTCCAAGTAGGTATGGTAGACCACCAGTCTAACCCCTATTAAGAACCATGAGGGTCTCACCTTttctgcctcctccacttcttgagCTGAAAGAATCCCACAATGAGAAAACTTATTACCAAGACACCGATGGCTGCTCCAACTCCTCCAAAGAGAGCTGACTTGGACATCTTGCCTTTGCAGTCCCCTGATGCATAGATGAATTGATCCGTGTCTGGACAACTGCATAAAAACAAATCAACATAACATGAGGTACAAAAATAAAATGATGGCACCTACGGGATCCCAAAAATAAACTTTCAAGCATTGGGGCTCAGGTGATTCAGGTCATGCCTCTCTAGTGGTTGAAGGACATGTGCCAAGAAACTCAACCAGCAGCTGAGGAGGATGTGTATGTATAGAAGGTCGGTACTCAAGGGCAGGTGCTGTGCTCGTGGTAGTAGCGTAAATAATAAACAGAATAATTCCGGCACCAGCTTCTTTGCCCAGACATGGTGGGAATATTAAAAAGCTGTTAAGGAAAAAGGAAGCTTTCTGGATACAGAAATTAAAGACACTCAAGCCAAAACGGCTTTATAGGGACCGTGAACTAACACGTTTTTTGATGTGATCATTCCCTAACAATATCCTCTCTTTTAGGATATTAATGTTGTCATGATTTGTATATTTCTCTGTCTCTTATTCTTTCTAGATTCAAACGTGTGATCCTACAGGAACATAACACTAGCGGGAGCGCATGATATGCAGATACGTGTTTCCTGTTTTTGTTTACATAGCCATGTGCTTTTCTGTTGTGTTTACCCTTTTTCTTGACGCATTGATGAGCTGTAAATCATCATTGAAACTCATCTGTGGTTCCTCTACACCCAGGAAGTTACGTATATAAGTGTGCTTTATACTGTTGTCTGTATACAATTGAGAAAGGCTAtatgccgaaacgcgtcttgcgtaCCTGTAATATGCTATATTACTAAATAAAGTTGATGAAGCAAAGAAGCTGGTGCCAGGATTATTCTGTTTATTAGCTGAGGAGGATGTGAGTACTCCATTGGCCAGTGTTCgggacatttagttccgaacgctgtgtgtgctgCGGGGGTTTGCCACACCCATTCTgacatcaggccatgccccctcaatgcaagtctatgggaaggggcgtggcagccaccacgccccctcccatagacttgcattgaggaagcaTGGCCTGTCGGCACAGGGGGGCATGGCCGCCCCCCGTAGCATGctcacagcgttcagaactaaatgtcctgaacgctggccaatggagtacctctttaacgtaAATGGAGATAAGAAACTATATAAGACACAACCAATGTTCAGGTGTGGTTTCTTATTCTAGAAGATGTACTTATGATACAACTGCATGAACTCACCTGCAGCGTGCTCCAGTGTTTGGGAGAATCAGGCAGACACCATCATTACAGTCATGATGATTTGGGGAATCTGCATCACAGTCAGATAAACAGGTGACACCCGTATGTGTTCTATTTGCAGTATAAAAGTCTTTTAAACTGTCCGGAATTATTTTGCTACAAAGTTCTGTCAAACATAAGAAAGAAATAATGACATCAATATCACCCCTACCatcactattactattattatcaccATCATTACCACCATCATCTTCGACTCAACACATTAATATCTTCATCACCATCAAAATCTTTACCATCAATATCCTTATTGACACCATTATTTTTGAGATCATCATTCAAATCATCACCATAAACCTAATCCGCCATCATTACTATTTTTACCATCATCAACGCCACCACTATTATCATCAACACCATCAACACCCCCCCAAACATCAAAACCACCATCTACATCACCCCCAACAACataatcaccaccatcatcatcactaccACTATCatgatcaccatcaccaccatcaaaACCCCCAGAAACATCATCATTTACACCATTATCATGATCACTGTCAAcaccatcatcattatcacccccagcaacatcatcatcaccaccaccataacGATCATAATCACTATAATCATCAACACCTCCAGCaacatcatccccatcatcatcattaccACCACTATCatgatcaccatcaccaccatcaacACCCCCAGCAACATCATCACCTCAACTATCGTGATCACCAtctttaacaccccccccccagcaacataatcaccaccaccaccaacattATCCCCAGCAacttcatcaccaccatcatcatcaccaccaccactatcatgatcaccatcaccaccactcCCAGCAACATCATCACCTCAACTATCACGATCACCATCAACGATCaacatcattaacacccccagcAACATCATCCCCACCATTATCATCACCAACACTATCATGATCACCATCCCTACTATGATCAGATTCACCACCATCATTATCATCATATTGTTAAAGAGACAGTAAATGGTTGTCACTCACCCTCCATGGATGGCACTGGAACTCTTTTTATACTGTAGCTGGTTCCATTAATACACAAGGGAGCTGGGAGGAAACAAAAGAAAACAGAGTTGAATCTTCTGGCGCGGGCTGTTCACCACTGTACAATATTAAGTTATAATATCACTAAATTCATCTAGGACATTGCTCGATTATTGTCTATAGATAGCAAGTACTTTATAGTATTAACAAATCTATGAATGGGGTAAAACCCATGTATGGCCTAGCCGGTACTTACATGTTCCACTCGTACAGTTTTCAGTTTTAAGATTCTCCAGTTGAGTCTCAACATCATGGAATACTGTATTATACGTCTCATCGAGGGCAACGGCGGACATATATTCCACCTCCACGATTATGGTATGATTCACAATGACGCTACCGTTCCTGCCAGAAACACAACACCAAGTTATACAGTGTCCTCTGTGTTTGACTTACAGGCCATCATATTTtccattaaagaggtactttgcccctagacatctaatcccctatccaaagcataggtaataagatgtctgatcgcgggggtcccactgcttgggacctctgtgatctccctgctgcacctggcatttgtttagtttttttttttttttaagtaccaaaATGACCAAGGAAGAAATCATGATGTTCCAGAGGCGATTATAGAAACTCACAGAGGCAACTAATAATAAAGCCTTGTCTAGAAACACTTACCTTATGTTCAGTATCTCCACATCTTTGTATCCTGAAACATTTCTGTAGAGCAAAGCcatctacaaaaaaataaaaaaaatgaatactgtAAATAATTACATATCAACAAGTCTACTACtacataaaaatagtaaaaaatatataataaatataataataaaaataatcataaatattatattaacaacaacaattattattatcattactagcttaatacccggcgttgcccagtttttccttcctaatccttgttggggaggaaaataaacaaaggaggaagcttttgacttcatatcccgtcctcatatattgttgtcatatcccaaacccatatcccatcctcatatactgttgtcatatcccaaccccatatcccgtcctcatatcctgacctcctatcccgacctcctattccgtcatcatatcccgtcctcatatcccgtcctcatatcccgacctcctatcccatcctcatatccgtcctcctatctcgacctcctatctcgacctcctgtctcgacctcctatcccgaactcctatcccgtcctcctatcccgacctcctatcccaacctcctatcacaacctcctatcacaacctcctatcctgacctccaatcACGACCTCCtttcacaacctcctatcctgttctcctatctcaacctcctatcccgtcctcctatctcaacctcctattccatcctcctatcccgtcctcctatcccgtcctcctatcccgtcctcctatcccttccccctatcccgtcctcctatcccgacctcctatcccgtcctcctatcccggtcctcctatcccggtcctcctatcccggtccttctatcctgtcctcctatcctgtcctcgtatcccaacctcctatcccgacccataatatgtgtaccaggtattattgaaaatatctccagccatacggaagttatgtgagaacatacctttcccattgatttacatgggactttaaacaggaAGTTTTTGAtttcataccctgtcctcatatattgttgtcatatcccaaccccatatcccgtcctcctatcctgtcctcatatcccgacctcctatcctgacccataatatgtgtaccaggtattgaaatatccccagccgtacagaagttatgtgggaaaatacatttcccattgatttgcatgggactttaaacaaaaaccccgaccctcacaaatgggggtagttaagggttaaattaactaccctatattttaagtggacatataagtaacatgtgaccaagttttatcgaaatatctccagccgtttggaagttatgcagtaacatatatttcccatagacttgtatgggactttaaacaaaaaccccgcccctggcaaatgggggtgagtaagggttaaatcacctatcctacatttgttgttgacatataagtaacatgtggccaagtttcatgttaatatctttagccgtttggaggtttttgtggaacatacatacatacacacacacacacacatacatacatatatacatacacacacgttgagttttatatatatagattaacatTATAATTATTATGACTATAATTTATATTATTCCTAAAAAAAACGCACTTGCCTCTTTTTTAAAAATTGTCTCAAATTCTTCATAACCCCGACTTGAGATGTCCTCTAAATTTTCATTGAATATTCTATTCACAAATCTCAGCTCCACATTCACTGTGACATTTATTGATGgtcctaaataaataaaatgtagaggaaaaaaatgttcagtagccatatctatctatctatctatctatatatatatatatatatatatatatatatatatatatataattgatcaAGTAGTCCAGAGTGTGACTATAGAGCCTAAAATATCGGATAAACAGATTATTTCAGATAATTTGGGATTTCTTGAAGGAATTGTCCAAGATTGGAAAAACATAGcctctttcttccaaaaacagctccacccTTGGGGTTGCAacaggttgtgtggggtattaaAACTCGTCTTTATTCACTTCGATGGAACtttgctgcaataccagacacaaactCAAGAcacgagtggtgctgtttctgggagAATGTTTTTCAGATCTAAGAAGAAGGTACTCTCTTTTTAGGGCACCCACATCCATTGGCCAGGGTGAAAACTTTAGAGCTTGCTTCCatattttaaaacaaaattcCAGATCGCCCCCTACTTTTTAAAAGCCCATTTAAAGGACTTCATGGCCGGGTCCACGCGTAGTACTTTATCGTGGTCCTCATTTTGTTCTGTATTTTTAGTCAATACCAGGAGTGTAACCAAATACTGGAACCTAAATGAGGGTCAAATACTGACCCACATATTACGTCTGAACCCATTCTATTTGTACCAATAATCTCTCCTTACTGTAATGGAATTCCTCTGCCCATATACTAACTTTTTGGTGAGCTTGTGCTTATACACAGCAGCCAGTCTGAAtaggcagagctgcagtgtagaaGCTTAAAAAGAATTGGGTAAAATATGGGAATGAGCATAATAGCATGTCCTAacactatattataatataatataaaataatataatattatattataatctATACTAGGAGGTATAAATATACTTTTGCACTCTAGTCTTAGTTTGTATATTAGTTAAAATTGACGAATACTTACCAATTTCTATTCTCCCTGAGATAAACTCGCAGCGGTCACCAAAATATATTTTGCCACATTCACAAATTTTACCATTGAAGAAGCCCCCGTTCCGACATTGTACTGTGGAATAGATAACAATACACTGTTATTATAAATTCATCATTATACAAACCATATAGAGCAAAAAACTACCAATAGAAATGGCCCAAAAACACTCATTTTACATCCCTAAAAATTAGCCCAAAAACTGGATTGTTTTTCACTATtaagttctattgaactcaatggTAAAATATCCTTTAGTTGTAGCATAAGGTCCTTAGTTTCCAAAAAATGGACGTATTTTGGCACATCATTTGGCAGGTAATTTTTGCAGGAAATGGCCCAAGCTATGTcatggaagaagaaaaaaaaagaccttcGGGCTTTAGCTATTTATACGATTCAAAAATTTtcgaaaaaataaatcaaaaaggcAGTACTTTATGGATTCAAAAACAACCCAAAAACTAAAAAGTCTTTAATTGAAACTTTGttcacttgaaaaaaaaaaaaaaatctgactttTTTGAGCTGTAAAATATAGCCCAGAAATGTTGTCTGCACATAGTCTGATGGTCTTGGCATAATAGATGtggaggaagaccaaccaaaaACACCAGAACAACACAGTCCAGCAATTTTCTTGGCATCTGGTTGAATGTGTTCTATGAACAGTATATATTGTTTTGTGGTCCCAGTAGGGTCCTACATTGGGAAATGTTCTTAAAAAAAAAGGTCCCTGCTAAAGAGCACCCGATAAATATTACCAAGACACTTACGTGGAGCAATGGTTATGGTGGGCTTTGGGTCGACAGAAGAAGTTGGGGCGTCTCCAGATCCTTCTGGTGTTGTGAACCCATCACCCGATCCTTCTGGAGAGCTGGTGCTTTCTGGAGATAGTGTTGAGAATATGTCCCCTGATCCAAATTCTGCATACAGTTCTACGCTCCTCTTCTTCATGGATTTTCTCTTAATTTCATTGTAGTTTACCTTTCTCTCCTCCAAAATCATGATGGCTTGCCTTTCAGGATGTTTTTGCATCTGTATTATGTCCTTTCGAAAGAACGTGACGTTCCTGTGACCGGATCTTTGTATGGACAACTGTCCATTTTTTGGTTCACTTTTAGATATTCCTAATACTAGAGAGAAAAAACAAGGCTATTGATAATGTATTTTTGTTGCATTTTATGTTTTTCTATACTGTCCATTTTCGCATTTCGGCAAATTTAGAGACAAGAGTTATTGATATGCTCCTTATTGTAAGGATCTGTtcatatggcagaatttccgcctcaaattaaagctcatagacttctatgggattccgtaatcccattcacacttctgaatttcagaattcagtagtgtgaatgggagggtgaaatcccatagaagtctatgggcttcaaTTTGAGACAAAATTCTGCAAGcgtaaatagaccctaaggctgagttcacactgtggaatctctgggcagaattttttgccggagatcgagccagcGGC is drawn from Hyla sarda isolate aHylSar1 chromosome 4, aHylSar1.hap1, whole genome shotgun sequence and contains these coding sequences:
- the LOC130367638 gene encoding mucin-3B-like, whose protein sequence is MMGFALQAAVLGISKSEPKNGQLSIQRSGHRNVTFFRKDIIQMQKHPERQAIMILEERKVNYNEIKRKSMKKRSVELYAEFGSGDIFSTLSPESTSSPEGSGDGFTTPEGSGDAPTSSVDPKPTITIAPLQCRNGGFFNGKICECGKIYFGDRCEFISGRIEIGPSINVTVNVELRFVNRIFNENLEDISSRGYEEFETIFKKEMALLYRNVSGYKDVEILNIRNGSVIVNHTIIVEVEYMSAVALDETYNTVFHDVETQLENLKTENCTSGTSPLCINGTSYSIKRVPVPSMEELCSKIIPDSLKDFYTANRTHTGVTCLSDCDADSPNHHDCNDGVCLILPNTGARCSCPDTDQFIYASGDCKGKMSKSALFGGVGAAIGVLVISFLIVGFFQLKKWRRQKRQVSKDEFQPNTDDIWVEDEIFTNFTANMNAQQDRDSSSSGSMVENFRPVLDKINTSVEITTKRPSISMV